Proteins from a genomic interval of Carassius auratus strain Wakin unplaced genomic scaffold, ASM336829v1 scaf_tig00217248, whole genome shotgun sequence:
- the LOC113100350 gene encoding troponin I, slow skeletal muscle translates to MFFSFLFATTNKHNICSKVRKCDLYSVFLFQFLLNFCVSSKPPAPLPPRVQAKPKSKISASRKLSLKILLLQRAMDELEQEKVNRDEEKVKYLSDKLPPLQITGLSMEELQKLCRQLHAKIDVVDEERYDFEAKVNKNNKDIHELKLKVQDLGGKFKKPALRKVRVSADEMMRALLGSKHKGSMDLRANLKSVKKEDIKQEKVISTEVGDWRKNVEAMSGMEGRKKMFDAAGGGQ, encoded by the exons atgttcttctcttttctctttgcaACCACCAATAAACATAACATCTGCAGCAAAGTAA GAAAATGTGATTTATACTCTGTATTTTTATtccaatttttattaaatttttgtgtATCCTCAAAGCCTCCTGCTCCATTGCCCCCTCGAGTGCAAGCCAAG ccaaagTCGAAGATTTCTGCATCTCGAAAACTTTCCTTGAAG atcctTTTGCTCCAAAGAGCCATGGATGAGTTGGAACAGGAGAAGGTCAATCGTGATGAGGAGAAGGTGAAATATCTGAGTGATAAGCTTCCACCTCTTCAGATCACCGGCCTTTCAATGGAGGAGTTACAG AAACTATGTCGACAGCTCCATGCCAAAATCGATGTCGTGGATGAGGAGAGATACGACTTTGAGGCTAAagtgaataaaaacaacaaagat ATCCATGAGCTGAAGCTGAAGGTGCAAGATTTAGGAGGGAAGTTTAAGAAACCTGCCCTGAGGAAGGTGCGTGTGTCTGCGGATGAGATGATGCGAGCGCTGCTGGGCTCCAAACACAAGGGCTCCATGGACCTCAGAGCCAACCTCAAATCTGTGAAGAAAGAAGACATTAAACAAGAGAAG GTTATATCGACGGAGGTGGGCGACTGGCGTAAGAACGTCGAGGCCATGTCTGGTATGGAGGGCAGGAAGAAGATGTTTGATGCTGCTGGCGGAGGACAGTAA